A section of the Deinococcus taeanensis genome encodes:
- a CDS encoding STAS-like domain-containing protein → MTNSSRETETIRIVDVVDTDICVTQADGERVFKRIYSAFQRGSNVVLSFRDVRFIISAFLNPAIGMLYKYYDSRYLNENLKVIDITVDQRAMVREVLRNAKEYYENQAEVNNSLNEAMNGEL, encoded by the coding sequence ATGACGAACTCTTCTAGAGAAACCGAAACAATCAGAATTGTTGATGTTGTCGATACAGACATTTGTGTTACTCAAGCGGATGGCGAACGAGTTTTCAAAAGAATATATTCAGCTTTTCAGCGGGGCAGCAATGTAGTCCTTTCGTTCCGAGATGTAAGATTCATTATCTCTGCGTTTTTGAATCCAGCCATTGGAATGTTGTACAAATATTATGACAGTAGATATCTAAATGAAAACTTAAAAGTAATTGATATTACTGTTGATCAGAGAGCAATGGTCAGAGAAGTTCTTAGAAATGCAAAGGAATATTACGAAAATCAAGCAGAAGTAAACAATAGCTTAAATGAGGCTATGAATGGCGAGCTTTAA
- a CDS encoding META domain-containing protein, which produces MSALLSALTFAALAAPASSASPVGVTWTLQVIQPAGQAPITPGARLTRPTLRLDGTGSRLTVTGTTGCSALNAQAALNGQALVLRAVQGGTSERCADAALSLRGDYLHLLNTTTRYALKSGTLTLSGAAGQLTFTAGGAMPQPVPSPALLNGTWLARSLRGPAGPERTTALLRLSVQGARVTLGGLAGCNTVSATGAVLDGPQVQFGVVTATRRVCPGAAGEAETRLLSLLRGPLSATVQGDTLLLRGATGQLTLTRAPAVITPGAGQPDPDRTYTLTRLNGQPAPQTPRPVTLTFQAGRVGGSDGCNSVGAAYVLQGGRVTLSEPVVSTRMACPEGLSVNLAGLLEQRPALGVQGAVLTLRAGEEVWEFQAR; this is translated from the coding sequence ATGAGCGCCCTCCTGTCCGCCCTGACCTTTGCGGCTCTGGCTGCCCCGGCCAGCTCCGCGTCGCCCGTGGGGGTCACGTGGACCCTGCAGGTCATTCAGCCGGCCGGCCAGGCGCCCATCACGCCCGGTGCGCGCCTGACCCGGCCCACGCTGCGCCTGGACGGCACCGGCAGTCGCCTGACCGTGACCGGCACCACCGGGTGCAGCGCCCTGAACGCCCAGGCGGCCCTCAATGGGCAGGCGCTGGTGCTGCGTGCCGTGCAGGGCGGCACCAGCGAGCGCTGCGCCGACGCGGCGCTGAGTCTGCGCGGGGATTACCTGCACCTCCTGAACACCACCACCCGCTACGCCCTGAAGAGCGGCACCCTGACCCTGTCGGGGGCCGCCGGGCAGCTGACCTTCACTGCCGGAGGCGCCATGCCGCAGCCCGTTCCTTCACCTGCACTGCTCAACGGCACGTGGCTGGCCCGTTCCCTGCGTGGCCCCGCCGGGCCGGAGCGCACCACGGCGCTGCTGCGCCTGAGCGTGCAGGGGGCGCGGGTCACGCTCGGTGGCCTGGCCGGATGCAACACCGTGAGCGCCACTGGCGCGGTGCTGGACGGCCCGCAGGTGCAGTTCGGGGTGGTGACCGCCACCCGGCGGGTCTGCCCCGGGGCAGCTGGGGAGGCAGAAACGCGGCTGCTCTCGCTGCTGCGCGGCCCGCTGAGCGCCACCGTGCAGGGCGACACCCTGCTGCTGCGCGGCGCGACCGGGCAGCTGACCCTGACGCGCGCCCCGGCCGTCATTACACCGGGGGCCGGTCAGCCGGACCCGGACCGGACGTACACCCTGACTCGCCTGAACGGGCAGCCCGCACCGCAGACCCCGCGCCCGGTGACGCTCACCTTCCAGGCGGGCCGGGTGGGCGGCAGTGACGGCTGCAACAGCGTCGGCGCCGCGTACGTGCTGCAGGGCGGCCGCGTGACTCTCAGTGAACCGGTCGTGAGTACCCGCATGGCGTGCCCGGAGGGGCTCAGCGTGAACCTCGCGGGTCTGCTTGAGCAGCGTCCTGCGCTGGGGGTACAGGGCGCTGTCCTGACGCTGCGCGCCGGGGAGGAGGTCTGGGAGTTCCAGGCCCGCTGA
- a CDS encoding MFS transporter, whose protein sequence is MSDAALNPARPNLTRLLPLYAAQALATGATTVSTVLASLIMSGLGSEALSGLPSTLIQLSGALSAGLFGALMLRRGRRTGLTTAFLLGTAGAALGFLGARAALTPVFLLGAMMMGAAQGGYQQARYAAAESVPDGRRGAALGALMLMSVLGSFVMTGFSRPIELLGTGLGTTPEVAGWLVGGALLGAAALLILLWRPLRSPAQAAGTRLPLQDAFGIPGVRSTALAVATAQGLMVTLMSLTPLRAHHMGVDHAGVAALISGHILGMFGFGWLTGPTIDRLGVRFGYVGGALLLCSAALTAPLSGQVWLAVSMFLLGLGWNLAFVAGSKALTRFPAAQGVTDALGYLSAALGTLLGGVLIAHSGFAALAGTCALLSLLPLFSAWRARTT, encoded by the coding sequence ATGAGCGACGCGGCGCTGAACCCGGCCCGGCCGAACCTCACGCGGCTGCTGCCGCTGTACGCCGCTCAGGCCCTCGCCACGGGCGCCACCACGGTGAGCACGGTCCTGGCCAGCCTGATCATGAGCGGCCTGGGCAGCGAAGCCCTCTCCGGACTGCCCAGCACCCTGATTCAGCTGTCTGGGGCGCTGTCGGCCGGACTGTTCGGCGCGCTGATGCTGCGCCGCGGGCGCCGCACCGGCCTGACCACCGCGTTCCTGCTGGGAACCGCGGGCGCCGCGCTGGGGTTCCTGGGCGCCCGCGCGGCCCTGACCCCCGTGTTCCTGCTGGGCGCCATGATGATGGGCGCCGCGCAGGGCGGGTACCAGCAGGCCCGCTACGCCGCCGCCGAGAGTGTCCCCGACGGACGGCGCGGCGCGGCGCTGGGCGCGCTGATGCTGATGAGCGTGCTGGGGTCCTTCGTGATGACCGGCTTCTCCCGCCCGATTGAACTGCTGGGGACCGGCCTGGGCACCACGCCGGAAGTGGCGGGCTGGCTGGTGGGCGGCGCGCTGCTGGGCGCGGCCGCCCTGCTGATCCTGCTGTGGCGCCCCCTGCGCTCACCGGCGCAGGCGGCGGGAACGCGCCTGCCGCTGCAGGACGCCTTCGGCATTCCCGGCGTGCGTTCCACGGCCCTGGCTGTGGCGACCGCACAGGGCCTGATGGTGACCCTGATGAGCCTCACGCCGCTGCGCGCGCACCACATGGGCGTGGATCACGCGGGCGTGGCCGCACTGATCAGCGGGCACATCCTGGGCATGTTCGGGTTCGGCTGGCTGACCGGGCCGACCATTGACCGGCTGGGCGTGCGCTTCGGGTACGTGGGGGGTGCGCTGCTGCTATGTAGCGCGGCCCTCACTGCCCCCCTGAGCGGACAGGTGTGGCTGGCGGTCAGCATGTTCCTGCTGGGCCTGGGGTGGAATCTGGCGTTCGTGGCAGGCAGCAAGGCCCTGACACGCTTCCCCGCAGCGCAGGGCGTTACGGACGCCCTGGGCTACCTGAGTGCCGCGCTGGGGACCCTGCTGGGCGGCGTCCTGATCGCCCATTCGGGTTTCGCGGCGCTGGCCGGCACGTGCGCGCTGCTGTCCCTGCTGCCGCTGTTCAGTGCGTGGCGCGCAAGAACCACCTGA
- a CDS encoding sensor histidine kinase, translating into MMAARHFTALRSRILLRELLLAMLPLAITVLLLGVALAPNNQALINRPQDGWTPYAYQGLSQDVLRYQVARLDPTLTRQQRLVVRDQALSSVRSRAQFSDLSAVEAHGEGSLAAIERALMQNTDESLREAVQQALALNSEALEYSQQMRDQYKDALEGMRNALLGSAVVAGILGLLLTLRALLMWRADRVRAEQREARQQEALSLASHEMRRPLQSLLLASDLLRQAATEGQRQHLLTMIEDSAAQLASRADLTRLNALYLDVTLRVRRIDLVPLVRRFASARVHVVTPGSPVIWPVDADRARQILENLIENAVKYTDGVVEVTLDAPNGAPRLRVRDFGPGMSDDLRGRVFLPFERGPQSLVAGSGLGLPLVRRYARAHGGDVCIAPASGGGLVVTVTFGEAQEQITAPSGATGAT; encoded by the coding sequence ATGATGGCCGCCCGGCACTTCACCGCCCTGCGCTCCAGGATCCTGCTGCGTGAACTGCTGCTTGCCATGCTGCCCCTCGCCATCACGGTTCTGCTGCTTGGCGTGGCTTTGGCGCCCAACAACCAGGCCTTGATCAACCGTCCGCAGGACGGCTGGACCCCTTACGCCTACCAGGGCCTGTCACAGGACGTGCTGCGTTATCAGGTGGCGCGCCTGGACCCGACATTGACCCGGCAGCAGCGTCTGGTCGTCCGGGATCAGGCACTCTCCAGTGTGCGCAGCCGCGCGCAGTTCAGTGATCTCTCGGCCGTGGAAGCGCACGGAGAGGGCAGTCTTGCTGCCATCGAGCGGGCCCTGATGCAGAACACCGATGAGTCCCTCCGGGAGGCCGTTCAGCAGGCGCTGGCCCTGAACAGCGAGGCCCTCGAGTACAGCCAGCAGATGCGTGATCAGTACAAGGATGCCCTGGAAGGTATGCGTAACGCTCTGCTGGGCAGCGCCGTCGTGGCCGGCATACTGGGACTGCTCCTGACCCTCAGAGCCCTGCTGATGTGGCGCGCCGACCGGGTCAGGGCCGAGCAGCGGGAGGCCCGGCAGCAGGAGGCGCTCAGTCTCGCCAGTCACGAGATGCGCCGCCCGCTGCAGAGCCTGCTGCTGGCCAGCGATCTGCTGCGGCAGGCGGCCACGGAAGGCCAGCGGCAGCATCTGCTGACCATGATTGAGGACAGCGCCGCGCAGCTCGCCAGCCGCGCGGACCTCACCCGGCTGAACGCCCTGTACCTGGACGTGACCCTGCGGGTGCGCCGCATCGATCTGGTCCCCCTGGTCCGGCGGTTCGCGTCGGCGCGGGTGCATGTCGTCACGCCGGGCAGCCCTGTGATCTGGCCTGTGGACGCCGACCGGGCGCGGCAGATCCTGGAGAACCTGATCGAGAATGCCGTGAAGTACACCGACGGTGTGGTGGAGGTCACGCTGGACGCGCCGAACGGAGCGCCGCGCCTCCGGGTCCGTGACTTCGGGCCGGGCATGAGTGACGACCTGCGCGGGCGGGTCTTCCTGCCGTTTGAGCGTGGTCCGCAGAGTCTGGTGGCCGGCTCCGGGCTGGGTCTGCCGCTGGTGCGGCGGTATGCCCGCGCGCACGGTGGGGACGTCTGCATCGCTCCGGCGTCCGGCGGCGGCCTGGTCGTGACGGTCACCTTTGGGGAAGCGCAGGAACAGATCACGGCGCCATCTGGCGCCACAGGGGCGACCTGA
- a CDS encoding type II toxin-antitoxin system VapC family toxin — translation MASFKRESATSLINVPEKVFIDTSVWLYTNGPQADPANNKSAIYSELLGKLIASNCKIYINQLVLSEFFNVVVKYFLKMHKKNMQIKAYKKTEDYRKNIQNMFAYLISVTKTPNLILIEYSDLDKYVEFVSEALDFNDMVYAKICMDMGLALITDDEDFSDTDCDIISDNYNLTSSVASL, via the coding sequence ATGGCGAGCTTTAAGCGAGAAAGTGCCACCTCATTAATCAACGTTCCTGAAAAAGTTTTCATAGATACCAGCGTATGGCTGTACACGAACGGCCCGCAAGCTGATCCCGCAAATAATAAAAGCGCGATCTATTCGGAGTTGCTTGGTAAGTTGATCGCTTCGAATTGCAAAATATATATAAATCAGCTTGTGTTATCTGAGTTTTTCAACGTTGTTGTAAAATACTTTCTCAAGATGCACAAGAAGAATATGCAGATTAAAGCATACAAGAAAACAGAGGACTATAGAAAAAACATTCAAAATATGTTTGCTTATCTTATATCTGTAACGAAAACACCAAATTTGATACTGATAGAATATTCAGATCTAGATAAATATGTTGAATTTGTAAGTGAGGCATTAGATTTTAATGATATGGTCTATGCGAAGATTTGCATGGATATGGGACTTGCATTGATAACAGATGATGAGGACTTTTCAGATACAGATTGCGATATTATCAGCGACAATTATAATTTAACTTCAAGCGTCGCATCTCTTTAA
- a CDS encoding cobalamin B12-binding domain-containing protein translates to MEDRRIRVLIAKPGMDGHDRGAKVVARALRDAGMEVIYTGLRQTAEMIVNAAVQEDVDAIGLSVLSGAHMHYFREVMTLLRERGAEDIIVFGGGIIPDQDLPQLKELGVGRVFTPGASTEDAATYLRSAVQDRWQAQGEA, encoded by the coding sequence ATGGAAGACCGCCGAATTCGAGTGCTGATCGCCAAACCCGGCATGGACGGCCATGACCGGGGCGCGAAGGTCGTGGCGCGCGCCCTGCGCGACGCGGGCATGGAAGTGATCTACACCGGCCTGCGCCAGACGGCCGAAATGATCGTGAATGCCGCCGTGCAGGAGGACGTCGACGCCATTGGCCTGAGCGTGCTGTCCGGCGCGCACATGCACTACTTCCGGGAGGTGATGACCCTGCTGCGCGAACGCGGCGCGGAGGACATCATCGTGTTCGGAGGCGGCATCATTCCCGACCAGGACCTCCCGCAGCTGAAGGAACTGGGCGTGGGCCGGGTCTTCACGCCCGGCGCGAGCACCGAGGACGCCGCCACGTACCTGCGCAGCGCCGTTCAGGACCGCTGGCAGGCGCAGGGCGAGGCCTAA
- a CDS encoding DUF4384 domain-containing protein translates to MKATFSLTVLLGALGSVAMAAPTLSAQSIIVNPVPTELSVKVWTDRDASGTQTPSYVPGEKIRLFTSVNQDAYVYLFNVDPQGQVDLILPNRFQGGENFLKANTVKAFPAAGDAFTFDIAAPYGVNKVLALASRTPLNLDQIATFRSGQNSFAAVRVTGQQGLAQALSIVVTPVPQNSWVTDTAYYAVAARSAAVPLTAPVAQAPAAPAPRTAQALSVQVNPTGAAPWGSAREWSTVVDNQQDLRALHDRYAAFLKAEGYVQSSVRSKPSEVKSEYRRANGGKAELTVKRKGNRVEVKVERR, encoded by the coding sequence ATGAAAGCAACCTTTTCCCTGACGGTCCTCCTGGGTGCTCTGGGCAGCGTGGCGATGGCCGCCCCCACGCTCAGCGCGCAGAGCATCATTGTGAACCCTGTCCCCACCGAACTGAGCGTAAAGGTCTGGACCGACCGGGACGCAAGTGGCACGCAGACGCCGAGTTACGTCCCGGGTGAGAAGATCCGGCTGTTCACCAGCGTGAACCAGGACGCGTACGTGTACCTGTTCAACGTGGACCCACAGGGGCAGGTGGATCTGATTCTGCCCAACCGCTTCCAGGGGGGCGAGAACTTCCTGAAGGCGAACACCGTCAAGGCCTTCCCGGCAGCTGGTGACGCGTTCACGTTCGATATCGCTGCGCCGTACGGCGTGAACAAGGTGCTGGCCCTGGCCAGCCGCACCCCCCTGAACCTGGATCAGATTGCGACCTTCAGGTCCGGGCAGAACTCGTTCGCTGCGGTGCGTGTGACCGGGCAGCAGGGGCTGGCGCAGGCGCTGAGTATTGTGGTGACTCCAGTCCCGCAGAACAGCTGGGTGACCGATACGGCGTACTACGCGGTGGCGGCCCGCAGCGCCGCGGTGCCGCTGACGGCGCCGGTCGCTCAGGCACCGGCTGCCCCGGCGCCGCGCACGGCGCAGGCGCTGTCGGTTCAGGTGAACCCAACAGGAGCGGCGCCCTGGGGCAGCGCGCGGGAGTGGTCGACGGTGGTGGACAACCAGCAGGACCTGCGGGCTCTGCATGACCGGTACGCAGCGTTCCTGAAGGCTGAGGGCTACGTGCAGTCGTCGGTGAGGAGCAAGCCCAGCGAGGTGAAGAGCGAGTACCGCCGGGCGAACGGAGGCAAGGCGGAACTCACGGTGAAGCGCAAGGGCAACCGCGTGGAGGTGAAGGTCGAGCGTCGCTGA
- a CDS encoding molybdopterin-dependent oxidoreductase gives MFPRKSCVLLQRLALSSGLLGLTAPAAASNPATWPAFSYVRAAQLTPKARPGERPALTIDATGGPLRLTLSQLQAMPAVRYMTEHRQLKKTYTYEGVPLRDLAARGGFAGKDLRVYASNGFFTTIKASDYMTLPIMLAYKADGAAIPVLQKGPLTVVLPKGPARLQGPEYSSAWVWFVERIAPLK, from the coding sequence GTGTTCCCGCGCAAGTCATGTGTTCTGCTCCAGCGGCTGGCGCTGAGTTCCGGACTGCTGGGCCTGACCGCTCCAGCGGCCGCCAGCAACCCCGCCACCTGGCCCGCGTTTTCCTATGTGCGCGCTGCCCAGCTCACGCCAAAAGCCAGGCCAGGCGAACGCCCGGCACTGACCATCGACGCCACCGGTGGCCCCCTGCGGCTCACGCTGTCGCAGCTACAGGCCATGCCGGCCGTTCGCTACATGACGGAACACAGACAGCTCAAAAAGACCTACACCTACGAAGGTGTGCCCCTGCGTGACCTCGCCGCCCGCGGTGGATTCGCCGGCAAGGACCTGCGCGTCTACGCATCCAACGGCTTTTTCACCACCATCAAAGCCAGCGATTACATGACTCTGCCCATCATGCTGGCCTACAAGGCCGACGGCGCGGCCATCCCAGTGCTGCAGAAAGGTCCGCTGACCGTGGTTCTTCCCAAGGGCCCGGCGCGCCTGCAGGGGCCGGAGTACTCATCGGCCTGGGTGTGGTTCGTGGAGCGGATTGCTCCTCTGAAATGA
- a CDS encoding CAP domain-containing protein gives MLPVRRASALLLLTSLAASLTSPGLAQASGMFRVGYSVSADHRAPLNITLQATAPAGYEIQWTYGDGAADRGLNVTHTYYRPGTYTLSATLLDAQGRTVSRAEIPVEVRSAGTERAELTILHAPGQLRLSGEGSVIYAASPIRLFLDGREIRPGAQPVTPGTHTAVAQATSSDGRTIERRLTVNVAPFTSSASYDTEVLRLTNQARAQGWNCDTKRPGGPPLPPLKADAALDVAAQAQSAAMALYGYFDHTSTFDGSTPLRRVQAAGLHPTSVAENIAAGQQSPQEVVDGWLRSPGHCRNIMGNFTLIGLSFVNRPGTTYSRYWTQVFARL, from the coding sequence GTGCTTCCTGTACGCCGCGCCTCTGCCCTTCTCCTGCTCACCTCCCTGGCTGCGTCTCTGACCTCCCCTGGGCTGGCGCAGGCCAGCGGGATGTTCCGCGTCGGCTACAGCGTCAGCGCCGACCACCGGGCCCCCCTGAACATAACCCTCCAGGCCACCGCTCCCGCCGGCTACGAGATCCAGTGGACGTACGGCGACGGCGCCGCAGACAGAGGTCTGAACGTCACGCACACGTACTATCGGCCCGGCACCTACACCCTGAGCGCCACGCTGCTCGACGCCCAGGGCCGGACCGTCAGCCGAGCAGAAATTCCCGTGGAAGTCCGCAGCGCCGGCACCGAACGCGCCGAACTGACCATCCTGCATGCCCCCGGCCAGCTGCGCCTGAGCGGCGAGGGCAGCGTCATCTACGCCGCCAGCCCCATCCGCCTGTTCCTCGACGGCCGCGAGATCCGCCCCGGCGCGCAACCTGTAACGCCCGGCACGCACACCGCCGTGGCGCAGGCCACCAGCAGCGACGGCCGCACCATTGAGCGGCGCCTCACCGTGAACGTCGCTCCCTTCACCAGCAGCGCCAGCTATGACACCGAAGTGCTGCGCCTCACCAACCAGGCCCGCGCGCAGGGCTGGAACTGCGACACCAAACGCCCCGGCGGTCCTCCGCTGCCCCCCCTCAAGGCAGACGCCGCCCTCGACGTGGCCGCGCAGGCCCAGTCGGCCGCAATGGCCCTGTACGGGTACTTCGACCACACCAGCACCTTCGACGGCAGCACACCCCTGCGCCGCGTGCAGGCGGCCGGTCTGCACCCCACCTCGGTGGCGGAGAACATCGCCGCCGGACAGCAGAGCCCGCAGGAAGTCGTGGACGGCTGGCTGCGCAGCCCCGGCCACTGCCGGAACATCATGGGGAACTTCACCCTGATCGGCCTGTCGTTCGTGAACCGCCCTGGCACCACCTACAGCCGCTACTGGACCCAGGTGTTCGCCCGCCTCTGA
- a CDS encoding ATP-binding protein has protein sequence MSLDLRWRIFLFRPNRGKYKVFLPQLRSDPEGFEYISQLSNMLGPGSTLADLEIDFSGTVWVDAHMLAPLGALLYAHRSRGFSVQLSNIPPAVEGILRKNGFLSAFEDEIRTKDTWGTVIPYRRYISTDEKSFPLYMAKLAKNRGNLRFNDNARNAILFTTLELFNNAIYHGRSASGVFVCGQYYPNANKLKFSLCDLGVGIPANVTGFTGRAMTDAEAISWAVERGNSTRPKRPGGMGLYFLKNFAVSNNGLLHIISGDAIVSEGKNQSYMKTTQRFNGTYISLEINTDSQSTYISERIEEGENDELF, from the coding sequence GTGAGTTTGGATCTTAGGTGGAGAATATTTTTGTTTAGACCCAACCGTGGAAAATATAAAGTTTTTCTTCCTCAGCTCCGGTCGGATCCGGAGGGCTTTGAGTACATCTCTCAGTTGTCAAATATGCTGGGTCCTGGCTCCACGCTTGCAGATTTAGAAATCGATTTTTCTGGAACTGTTTGGGTAGATGCTCACATGCTCGCTCCCCTTGGAGCTTTGTTATATGCCCATCGAAGTAGAGGATTTTCCGTACAACTGTCGAATATCCCTCCGGCCGTAGAAGGAATTTTAAGAAAGAACGGGTTTCTGTCTGCTTTTGAGGATGAGATTCGCACAAAAGACACATGGGGAACAGTGATTCCGTACCGTAGGTATATTTCGACAGACGAAAAATCATTTCCTTTGTATATGGCGAAACTTGCTAAGAATAGAGGTAATTTACGCTTCAATGATAACGCAAGGAACGCGATACTTTTTACAACTCTAGAGCTTTTCAATAATGCTATCTATCATGGAAGGAGCGCCTCAGGTGTATTTGTTTGCGGTCAGTATTATCCAAATGCAAATAAGCTCAAATTTTCTTTGTGTGATTTAGGCGTCGGCATACCTGCAAATGTCACGGGATTTACTGGAAGAGCAATGACAGACGCCGAGGCTATATCTTGGGCTGTAGAGAGAGGAAATTCCACGCGTCCCAAAAGACCTGGTGGGATGGGGTTGTATTTTTTGAAAAATTTTGCCGTAAGTAATAACGGCCTGTTGCACATCATTTCTGGAGACGCAATCGTTTCTGAAGGGAAAAATCAATCTTATATGAAAACCACCCAGCGTTTCAACGGAACATACATATCTCTTGAGATAAATACAGACTCCCAATCTACATACATTTCGGAGAGAATTGAAGAAGGTGAAAATGACGAACTCTTCTAG
- a CDS encoding alpha-amylase family glycosyl hydrolase, producing the protein MQAQAISGTNIDTWRQQVIYLVMPDRFSNGTTANDTLGQANCLDTTNATKFHGGDLQGLRNKLPYIRDLGATTVWTTPVYRQVGLVNGSQCGYHGYWPDYTNPDDTALEPKLGTSTDLTGLINDLHANGQKYVMDMVVNHAGYGARIVSQNPSWFHSSCTGDDVLCPLAGLPDFRQEDSTVATYLTNLSKTWTSTYAIDGIRMDTVKHVPTTYWQNSWVPGVLAARPNTFLLGEVFDSGDLNKLKTYLDAGFDSTFNFPLRQAMVDSVGRGGSLDTLATRMQSTLGTLGLDRTLLQVNLLDNHDVQRFVNEPGSAVTEAEIRTRYHNALGMLLTLPGIPQLYYGNELGMYGGSDPDNRRDMPGWAWTDTGRNATQANFVAGGGTPKITYDLTKKLIGIRRANEALWKGNYAEMWRPNGGQNVYAFYRGSGTNRVIVVVNTSGSAASVNLDIQGNAGISTTDKSALTNGTVFNDLLAEGAPSSATVTAGKLPVTIGAGKMGIFKAGGTGSTATSVSFQVTASTYFGQDVYLVGDRAELGAWNTASALAMTPSGCSGSTCTWKTTVSLPPSVTAQFKFIKKPGDSGASVTWEGGSNRTLTTPASGSLTYNGGNWQ; encoded by the coding sequence GTGCAGGCCCAGGCCATCAGTGGCACCAACATCGACACCTGGCGGCAGCAGGTGATCTACCTCGTGATGCCCGACCGGTTCTCGAACGGCACCACGGCCAACGACACCCTCGGCCAGGCCAACTGCCTGGACACCACCAACGCCACCAAGTTCCACGGCGGCGACCTCCAGGGCCTGCGCAACAAACTGCCCTACATCCGTGACCTGGGCGCCACCACCGTCTGGACCACGCCCGTGTACAGGCAGGTCGGTCTCGTGAACGGCAGCCAGTGCGGCTACCACGGCTACTGGCCCGACTACACCAACCCCGACGACACCGCGCTCGAACCCAAACTGGGCACCAGCACCGACCTCACCGGCCTGATCAACGACCTGCACGCGAACGGGCAGAAGTACGTCATGGACATGGTCGTGAACCACGCCGGGTACGGCGCGCGGATCGTCAGCCAGAACCCCTCGTGGTTCCACAGCAGCTGCACCGGCGACGACGTCCTCTGCCCCCTGGCCGGCCTCCCGGACTTCCGCCAGGAGGACAGTACGGTCGCCACGTACCTGACCAACCTGTCGAAAACCTGGACGAGCACCTACGCCATCGACGGCATCCGCATGGACACCGTCAAGCATGTCCCCACCACCTACTGGCAGAACTCGTGGGTGCCCGGCGTGCTCGCCGCGCGGCCCAACACCTTCCTGCTGGGCGAGGTCTTCGATTCCGGCGACCTGAACAAACTCAAGACCTACCTCGACGCCGGCTTCGACTCCACCTTCAACTTCCCGCTGCGCCAGGCGATGGTGGACTCGGTCGGCCGGGGCGGCAGCCTGGACACGCTGGCCACCCGCATGCAGTCCACGCTGGGGACCCTCGGACTCGACCGCACCCTGCTGCAGGTGAACCTGCTGGACAACCACGACGTGCAGCGCTTCGTGAACGAACCCGGTAGCGCCGTGACCGAGGCCGAGATCCGCACCCGCTATCACAACGCCCTGGGAATGCTGTTGACGCTCCCCGGCATCCCACAGCTGTACTACGGCAACGAACTCGGCATGTACGGCGGCAGCGACCCCGACAACCGGCGCGACATGCCCGGCTGGGCCTGGACCGACACCGGCCGCAACGCCACGCAGGCGAACTTCGTGGCGGGCGGCGGCACGCCGAAAATCACGTACGACCTGACCAAGAAACTCATCGGGATCCGCCGGGCAAACGAGGCCCTCTGGAAAGGCAACTACGCGGAGATGTGGCGGCCCAACGGCGGGCAGAACGTGTACGCCTTCTACCGGGGCAGCGGCACCAACCGCGTCATCGTGGTCGTGAACACCTCCGGCAGCGCCGCCAGCGTGAACCTCGACATTCAGGGGAATGCCGGGATCAGCACCACGGACAAGAGCGCCCTGACGAACGGCACGGTCTTCAACGACCTGCTCGCAGAGGGCGCGCCGTCCAGCGCGACTGTCACCGCAGGCAAACTGCCTGTCACGATCGGCGCCGGGAAGATGGGGATCTTCAAGGCGGGCGGCACCGGCAGCACCGCCACCAGCGTCAGCTTCCAGGTGACTGCCAGCACGTACTTCGGGCAGGACGTGTACCTCGTCGGGGACCGCGCGGAACTCGGCGCCTGGAACACCGCCAGCGCCCTGGCCATGACGCCCAGCGGGTGCTCAGGCAGCACCTGCACGTGGAAAACCACCGTGAGCCTGCCGCCCAGCGTGACCGCGCAGTTCAAGTTCATCAAGAAACCCGGCGACAGCGGTGCGAGCGTCACCTGGGAAGGCGGCAGCAACCGGACCCTCACGACCCCCGCGTCGGGCAGCCTGACGTACAACGGGGGCAACTGGCAGTAA